The Nostoc cf. commune SO-36 genomic sequence TTTGGGATTTTCAAAAAAGCGATATTAGGAATTCAAGACTCAGGACTGAGGACTATAGAAAGAGCTAGTTGATACAGCTGACGGCGGGGAAGGGAGGTAAATTTTGCTAACTGACGGCTAGCTTGCGATCGCGATATTCCCTGACTAATTAACTGTTTTAATTCGGCTTTCAATTCCTCTTCTGTCAGCTGAGGCTGACTGGCTGGAATTCCTGCCACTACTAATGTATATTCACCTTGGGGTTCTCGTTGGCTGTAGTGAGCGATCGCTTCAGCAATTGTCCCTCGCCAAAATTCCTCATATAATTTCGTTAACTCCCGCCCTAGCACAATTTGGCGATCGCTTCCCCAAACAAGAGCTAAATCTTGTAAAGTATCTCGCAAACGGTGGGGTGATTCGTAGAAAATCAATGTGCGAGATTCTGTTTGCAGAGATTCTAAATGCTCTTGTCTCTGTTGATTTTTCGCCGGGAGAAAGCCTTCAAAGACAAACCGATCCGTTGGTAATCCAGCTGCACTCAATGCCGTAATTGCTGCACTAGCGCCAGGAATGGGAACTACTGAAATTCCCGCCTCAATGCAGGCTTTCACCAGTTCATATCCTGGATCGGAAATACCTGGCATCCCAGCATCACTCACCAGAGCGATCGCTTTATTGTTAACTAAATGCTCTAATAATTCTGGGATGCGGCTGGTACGATTGTGTTCGTGGTAACTTAGCTGGGGTGTTTTAACTTGAAAATGCTGTAATAGTTTCCCTGTGTGACGCGTGTCTTCCGCAGCAATGATATCTACAGTCTGTAAAATTCTCACCGCGCGAAAGGTTATATCTTCCAGATTGCCAATTGGTGTGCCGACAACGTAAAGTGTTCCTGGTTTTGGATCGGTTTGCATGAGCAAGAATTAGGAGTTTGTAGAGACGCGATGAATCGCGTCTGTGCAGGAGTTAAAAATAATTGATGCACCTATACGAAGATAAATGATAAATGGATAATCTAAAATCCAAAATTCAAAATCTGAAATCGGCTCGTGGGTTATTTGTCGGCTTAGTAACCTTAGATTTGATTTACCTTGCTGACTCTGCCCCTAAGAATAATCAGAAGATTGTCGCTACTGACTATACCGTAGCGGCAGGTGGCCCAGCTACAAACGCGGCTGTGACTTTCAGCCATTTAGGAAATCAGGCTACAGTCTTGGGTGTAGTGGGTTCTCACCCCATGACGCAGCTAATTCGAGGTGATTTGGCGAATTACAAAGTTGCGATCGCAGACCTTGAGCCTACCACTGATTTAGCACCGCCTGTCTCTTCAATCATTGTCACTCAAGCTACGGGTGAACGAGCTGTGGTTTCCATCAATGCTGTAAAAACTCAAGCCAGCAGCGCATCTATCCCGTCGAATATTTTCCCAAATGTCGATATAGTACTAATTGATGGGCATCAGATGGCAGTTAGTTATGCCACAGCCCAACTAGCTAAAGCCAAGAATATCCCAGTAGTAATTGATGGTGGTAGCTGGAAACCTGGATTTGAGCAAATTCTGCCTTTCGTGGATTATGCCATCTGTTCGGCTAATTTTTATCCCCCGAACTGCCAGACTGGAGAAGACGTTTTTGCCTACCTGAATGGATTTAACATTCCTCACGTCGCCATTACCCACGGACAAAAACCAATTGAATACTTGAGTTGCACTAAAACTGGTATCGTAGATGTGCCGCAGATTCAAGCGGTTGATACATTGGGGGCTGGAGATATTTTTCACGGTGCTTTCTGTAATTACATTTTAAGGGAAAGTTTTACTGATGCACTGAGACTGGCAGCTAATATTGCTGCTGATTCATGTAAATTTTTTGGTACGCGGCGCTGGATGGATTTAAGATAATTCGTAATTCGTAATTCGTAATTAGTTAAACTAAGTATCGGTATGCTACCCTAATCACGCTTATACATATTTTTAGTTCAGGTCAAATTTAATGAAAGACTTACAAGAAATATTAGCGATCGCTCGTGAGGTAGGTTGGGGCGCAGCAGAGATACTGCGATCGTATTATCACGGAACTGCAAAAGACCCTAATTTAGAAGTACAATATAAACAAAATGAGCCTGTTACCGTTGCCGATGTAGCTGTGAGTCAATACATTTTGCAGAGGCTACAAGCAACTTTAGGTAACGAAGATTTTGCTTATATCAGTGAAGAAACTTACCAATTGCCAAGCGGTGTAGCACAGGCTTCTGCACCTTGGGTATGGATAATCGACCCTTTGGATGGCACACGAGACTTTATCCAAAAAACTGGAGATTATGCGGTTCACATTGCTTTAGTCAAGGAAACACGCCCAGTGTTGGCAGTGGTGGCAGTACCAGAGGCTCAAAAATTATATTACGCTACCAAAGGCGGAGGGACATTTGTAGAAACCCGTGATGGATCTCTCCCTTTACAAGTGTCGTCAGGCAAACGAGTTGAGGATTTAACCTTAGTCGTTAGTCGCTCTCACCGCAATCAACGCTTAGATTACCTACTACAAAACTTACCCTGTCAAAATCAGAAATCTGTGGGTAGTGTCGGGTGCAAAATCGCCACCATTATTGAGCAACACGCAGATATCTACATTTCCCTTTCTGGCAAGTCTGCGCCCAAAGATTGGGATATAGCAGCCCCAGAACTAATTTTAACAGAAGCTGGTGGTAAGTTTACCCACTTCGATGGTACCCCGTTGCAATATAACACTGGTGATATCAATCAATGGGGAGGTTTGCTTGCTAGTAACGGTGAATATCACGAACTGCTGTGCAAGGAAGCAGAAAAGATTTTAGCGCAGTTTGACCAAGACTAATAGAGACATGAGAATTTAGAGACCTAACACTGCTAGTTCTTTACAAGAGACTTCTTGCATAAGTCGGAGAAAGAGAAGGGGAAAAGGTTCTGTATTGTCCCCTTCCCCTTTAACCTTTACCCTTTTCCCCCTCTTGCAAAAAGCACTTTTGCAAGAGTTCTAAGAGGTTGTGGATAACCACAAGAAACACAAATATGATTTTGTTCACCATATTTTCTGCCGTTCATGCAGATACGAGTTGATCCACACCTTGGACACTGTATGGCAATGCCTTCTCTGCAAGACGCTACGCGAACGGCGGGCGTAGCCATCGCTCAAATTCATACTTCAATTATGCAACGCCCAGAATTGAGCTTATTATTTTTGTTGAAGTGCAAACTTTATATCTGTCACCTCTAATTCTCCTCCGGTGCTTATTAATACTACATTAATGCCTAAAACACTTTTTCCTTTAGTTGTATAGTTAGTTGGAAGTATTTTTTTGGTCAAATCAAACTTCAGAGAACTTGCAGACAACGGACTTTCATATAAGGAACGAGTGGGTTTATCGCCAATTAAAAATGAAGAAATAGCTACTTGTGCTGGTGCTTTCTTGACTTCGCCTTTGAAAGCTAAAGGCACAAGCCTAAATTGCTTTTGACTATTAGAAGTATTAATTCTAATGATACATGTAGTCCTTGATAAATTTGGGCTTACAGCTATCCGAGAGCTAAGTTTCAACTCATTTGTTTTCGGATTGAAATTTATATTACATCCCTTATTAACAGAAAATTGTGGCTGAGTTTCTATTGCACTAGCAATGCTAGATGAATTGGCACCATAAGAATATAAAAAAAACAAGGATATTAAGGTGAAAAAATTACGTGTGTCACTTAATCTCAACATAATCTACTCTCCATATACAGAAATTTGGAATCTTCAATAAGTAAGAAAGAATACATTCGGTAGAATCAATGAGTAGGGCATTTAGAACCCACCATTGATTGAAGACCACAAAAATACGGATTTAGTGAGGTATTTTACCGTCTATTCGTCCGCTTTTGCGGTGAGGATACTCAACTGAATTCTGCCGAATGTATTCTGTTTTGC encodes the following:
- a CDS encoding sugar kinase — encoded protein: MDNLKSKIQNLKSARGLFVGLVTLDLIYLADSAPKNNQKIVATDYTVAAGGPATNAAVTFSHLGNQATVLGVVGSHPMTQLIRGDLANYKVAIADLEPTTDLAPPVSSIIVTQATGERAVVSINAVKTQASSASIPSNIFPNVDIVLIDGHQMAVSYATAQLAKAKNIPVVIDGGSWKPGFEQILPFVDYAICSANFYPPNCQTGEDVFAYLNGFNIPHVAITHGQKPIEYLSCTKTGIVDVPQIQAVDTLGAGDIFHGAFCNYILRESFTDALRLAANIAADSCKFFGTRRWMDLR
- a CDS encoding 3'(2'),5'-bisphosphate nucleotidase CysQ family protein; amino-acid sequence: MKDLQEILAIAREVGWGAAEILRSYYHGTAKDPNLEVQYKQNEPVTVADVAVSQYILQRLQATLGNEDFAYISEETYQLPSGVAQASAPWVWIIDPLDGTRDFIQKTGDYAVHIALVKETRPVLAVVAVPEAQKLYYATKGGGTFVETRDGSLPLQVSSGKRVEDLTLVVSRSHRNQRLDYLLQNLPCQNQKSVGSVGCKIATIIEQHADIYISLSGKSAPKDWDIAAPELILTEAGGKFTHFDGTPLQYNTGDINQWGGLLASNGEYHELLCKEAEKILAQFDQD
- the rsmI gene encoding 16S rRNA (cytidine(1402)-2'-O)-methyltransferase, translated to MQTDPKPGTLYVVGTPIGNLEDITFRAVRILQTVDIIAAEDTRHTGKLLQHFQVKTPQLSYHEHNRTSRIPELLEHLVNNKAIALVSDAGMPGISDPGYELVKACIEAGISVVPIPGASAAITALSAAGLPTDRFVFEGFLPAKNQQRQEHLESLQTESRTLIFYESPHRLRDTLQDLALVWGSDRQIVLGRELTKLYEEFWRGTIAEAIAHYSQREPQGEYTLVVAGIPASQPQLTEEELKAELKQLISQGISRSQASRQLAKFTSLPRRQLYQLALSIVLSPES